The Bdellovibrionales bacterium genome segment CCTCTCAGATCCGCCCAATTTATTCGCTTCCGAAAGGTTGACCGGTCCCACTTGAACGCAAGAAATAGATGCATCCGACTGATTATCAGCAACACCAACAGTACCTTCAAAACCACCGGCCTGGGGCCTGCTGACATAGCAACTGATACCTTTTATTTCTGGATCATCTACAATCTCAACTGCAATCTTGTCATTGGGAGTTACCCAATGAAAATCATAGCTGACTTTCCCTAGCTCTTCTGCGTGCGCAAAAGAAGGTGAACCACCCACCCAAAAAATAAGGGAAACTACCGACAATTTTCTTGCTAACGTCAATTTGGATTTCATTTATATACTCCGTGTTTTGACTCTCAAACACCGAATTTTACGGCATTCAAAGGATTCGCCATGGAACTTACCCTTAAACCCCTGCGTCTTTTTTGGATAAAAGTCAACTAGATTCAGAGACATTGCGATCTAGACAGTCAGAGTGGGACCCACAGGTGCAAATATCCTCCAAGTATCAAAGATATCGGATATTTCATCATAGATCTTCTCGAATTCCTCATCGGGAATAAGACCACGAATTCCTACAACATCATCATCGCCCAGACGACTGCGACAAACTGTGCAAGGGGCACTCTCAGGAAAAGAGAGATCAAATGCCTCTGAAGATGGATAGAGCATGACAAACAGATGTTTTCCCATCTGTCGATGCAGCTCCCTCGCTCTCTGATAACCTTCCTTGAGCTCATTTTGCATCCGAAAATAGATTTTCAATGCGACGGCCTCTTGGTATTGCGCAAAATAAAGACGAATGGGACCATCAAAAATCGCAGCATTAAAGGCCGGCGAATAAAAATTGGACTGAGTCAAACTGGTCACTGATTCGTTCATCATTTTTTCCATCCATTGAATAATAATGAATAACGCTGAAAGTACCCCAAGACTATTCAAGGATACTTCTCAAAAGCAAAACTTATTTAAGATATTTTAAGCTTTTTTCTCAATTATCATCTGGAATTGAAGATTCTTTTTCCCTTTACCCAGGATTCGACCACAGGAAGGTGACCTACCTGCATAAATAGGTCTTGCCAACGCCCGTCTATCAGTATGAGATCAGCAGATTTTTCGGCTTCAATTGATCCGCAGACATTGCCTAACCCCAAAGCTGCCGCTGCATTTACCGTGTAAGCCGCCAAGACTTCGGCCAAAGTCATCCGCATCTCTACGCGTGCAAGCACCCCGACCAAAGCCAAGTCCCAGCTTGGCGAACTTCCAGGATTAAAATCAGTCGCTAGCGCTACTCTCGCTCCGGCATCCAGCAGGTCCCGTGCAGGCGGATAGGGCATGCGCAAATAAAAATCAGCTGTGGGCAGCAATACACAAACGGTTTCAGATTTCGAAAGCTGAATCACATCTTCAGGCGATATATGGACCAAATGATCCACTGATTGTGCTGCCAATTCAGCTCCTAAAACCCCACCCCCTAGGCGCTGAAGCTGATCCATGTGGCCCGTCAGGCCAAAACCCAATTCTTTGGCTGCCTCCAGATACCGTCTGCCCTGCTCAAGGCTAAAGAACCCTTTCTCAATAAAAATATCCGCTCGCTCAGCGAGTTTGCCCTTCATGACCGCAGGAAGCATTGATTCGATCACTTCGTCCAAATATTCATCACGACCAAGAGCATCCTCGGGAAGAGCATGAGGCCCAAGGAATGTTCTGACCACACGAGGGCC includes the following:
- a CDS encoding imidazolonepropionase, with translation MSGVSEKKGRRPTTKDLGIISDGAIVVEAGEIRWAGPERQLSSHVIKSLTGKASLEEVDCSGLSVLPAFVEAHTHSVFAGSRADEFEQRVQGATYQEISQRGGGILSTVHHTRIADERELMELLKPRVDAFLRQGVGTLEIKSGYGLDLETELKMLGVAGKVKGPRVVRTFLGPHALPEDALGRDEYLDEVIESMLPAVMKGKLAERADIFIEKGFFSLEQGRRYLEAAKELGFGLTGHMDQLQRLGGGVLGAELAAQSVDHLVHISPEDVIQLSKSETVCVLLPTADFYLRMPYPPARDLLDAGARVALATDFNPGSSPSWDLALVGVLARVEMRMTLAEVLAAYTVNAAAALGLGNVCGSIEAEKSADLILIDGRWQDLFMQVGHLPVVESWVKGKRIFNSR
- a CDS encoding CreA family protein, whose amino-acid sequence is MKSKLTLARKLSVVSLIFWVGGSPSFAHAEELGKVSYDFHWVTPNDKIAVEIVDDPEIKGISCYVSRPQAGGFEGTVGVADNQSDASISCVQVGPVNLSEANKLGGSERIFSERRSLVFKEMYVERFIDFKRQTVVYMVYTKRVTEGSPRSSLSAVRIKPWSKR